Sequence from the Nerophis ophidion isolate RoL-2023_Sa linkage group LG10, RoL_Noph_v1.0, whole genome shotgun sequence genome:
ACAGTGTGACGTGTGCGTGCCGGCCCGGTTATCGACTACAATACGATGGCGTCACTTGCAAGGGTGAGTCTCAATATTCATTCTGCACGTCGTTTCCTAATACACAAGACAAACCATGTCTTGCCTCTGTGCGTTTTTTAATCTGTATAGATATCAACGAGTGCTTTATGGACATGCACAATTGTGTCTTGGGCCAAGTGTGTATCAACACAGAGGGCTCGTTCCGCTGCCAAAGGGGAACCAGCTGCGGCACCGGCTACGAGCTCACCGACAGCAACGACTGCAAAGgtaatgtttcaaaattcaaaatGCATCGAAGGTGAGAAGAGGGTACCATCTTCTTTTATCATTCCAGATATCGACGAATGCGCTTTGGCGATACACAACTGCGGATCAGATTTTGAGTGCGACAACACTCAAGGTTCCTTCCGCTGCCACCCGAGGGAGAAGTGTCCTGTCGGGTTTATTCAAGATGCAGTCGGCAGCTGTATCGGTAATCAACATCTGTGAAGTATACCAAAATATGACCTGTGCCACCAAAATGCATCCCCTCATTTTAGACATTGACGAGTGCATAGTGCTCTCCAATCCCTGCCATCCTGGGCACACGTGCATCAACACACCTGGGTCTCACTGGTGTCAAAGGACCATGGTGACCTGCGGACGAGGATACCACCTAAGCGCAGACGGCACACACTGTGAAGGTaaactctcttttttttttttttttttagaagtccGGTGTTGGGTTTATTGTTGTAGGAAACGCCAGTATCATTTCATGTTTGCATGCAGATGTGGACGAGTGTCAGACGGGCAGCGTGTGCAGAGACCACAGCTGTATCAACATGATGGGCACCTATCGCTGTCAATGCAGGGGCGGCTTTATGTTCAACAGTGTCAGCAGGCAGTGCGAAGGTAAGACTCATTTTTGCCACTAAAAAAAGTGGTTATTTTTGATAAATGTAAAGTAGAGCTAAATAGCCCTTAAGCAAGTCAAAGCTTTTTTTcatgacagacagacacacaaacacagacacttaTGTATATCACTTAtatcccccaatttttttttgttttacatttgagGTAACACCGTATTTGTCTGTGATtgaaaatataactaaaacaatatgATCAAtactttttgtattttattttttctttgataTTTTCTTACAAATATATACGGACTATCCAAACACAGGTCTTGAAAAAGAGGGGTCATCTTATatccaaagttatgttttattCAAGTTAATACAGTATTTCACCCGTCTTCAGAATGATCTTACAAATTGCCTGATACAGGTATtaaaaagaagataaaaaaaataataataattttgtttttgatgttataaaataaaataaatttatatatgtaattttatttttaaagttatagatttatttttaaaatgatttatatatatatatatatataattttattttctatacattattatatatatgcaatataatatatatccatatattatgtatatacacattgttATATgaatacattgtgtgtgtgtgtgtgtgtgtgtgtgtatatatatatatatatatatatatatatatatatatatatatatatatatatatatatatatatatatatatatatatagtgtgtgtgtgtgagcaacagaaacacatacatatacagaacatgtttttgaaaaaaagtgGTCATTTTATTCAGGAATTCACTCATTTTCCATAAAAGGGTCTTGGGGGGGAAAAAGTCTGCTATATACCGGTATTTAGAATTGTTTTGTATTCAGTTCAATACGGTATTTATACTTATATTTAAAAGATGGTttataaaataaattacattttcacCATTAAgaatatataatcaatcaatcaatgtttacttatatagccctaaatcactagtgtctcaaagggctgcacaaaccactacgacatcctcggtaggcccacataagggcaaggaaaactcacacccagtgggacgtcggtgacaatgatgactatgagaaccttggagaggacgaaagcaatggatgtcgagcaggtctaacatgatactgtgaaaggtaaatacataatatatatagatatataatattCCAAAACTCTTATGTCACATTTGTGTTTGTCACATATATTaaaatattgataatattttcactaatgtctttgataataatacaataaGTGGACTGTTAACAACCGACATCAGTGAACATCTGCTAGTTTTTACTGATTATGATGGGAATTACAAGAAGAAAAACATCgacaaaaagacatttcaaagactatgcACAGAGGAAAGAATAAATTCCTTCAAAGAGGATTTGGGGAGACAAACTTGGGACAATGTATACTTtgaagatgatgtagatgatgcatACGGGAAATTTTTCAACACCTTTGTCACACTCtatgataaacattgtccttggaaagaactcagtaagaagcaaaagaaaaacaaccaaccatggatgacaaaaggattgagAAATGCAtgtcacaaaaaaaatactttatatcgaatatttataacacagagatccatcgaggcagaaaataagtataagaaatataaaaacaagctaattggtataTTACGGGCATCTAAGAaggaatactacagtcaattattaaacaggaatagaaacaatatgagagcgacatggggcatcctaaatagcatcattaaaaatggtgctaagaaagattacccccagtactttctagatgggaaaacaaaaaatgacaatatgaatcaAATAGTTGAACGTTTTAATGACTACTTTGTTAATGtcggaaaaaatctggaacaaaaaattccaaaagcagatgatgggtcagttgaggacttgagtgagctcatagatagaaatcccaattccatgtttttaaagaaggtgacaaaagaagaagtaatcaaaattgtaaataattgtaaatctaagacctcaactgactgtcatggaatagatatggtaacATATATTAGTAATGTATCATTTttaaccggcaaattccctgacaaaatgaaaattgcaaaagttataccaattcataagaagggagacacacaccagttcactaactacagaccacTTTCATTACTTCCACACTTCTCCAAAATcatagaaaaactattcaatagtagattagatacatttatcaataaaagtgggacgctcgcggagaaccaatttggatttagagcaaatatctcaacttcaatagcattaatcaaaataacagaggaaattaccgatgcaatagacggtaaggaatgtgcagccgcagtattcatggatttaacaaaagcatttgacacaattaatcatgatattttaattaaaaaactaaaacgttatggcatcagaggtttggtcttgagctggataagaagttatttaaccaacaggaagcaatatgtgaagatgggtgaaaatagttcaacacgattggatataacttgtggtgtaccccagggatcaatactgggaccaagattgttcaatctttatataaacgatatttgcaaagttacaaaagacttgaagttagttttatttgcagacgacacaactgctttctgttcaggagagaacacacagaagataatacaaataattacggaagaaattaataaattaaaaaaatggtttgataaaaacaggttatccttgaatctcagtaaaactaaaataatgctatttggtaacagtagaaaagagcatcagacacgaatacaaattgatggaatagatatcgaaagggtaaaagaaaccagatttttgggagtattaatagatgataaaatgaactggaaatctcatatacaaaacatacaacataaggtggcaaaaaatatttcaataatgaataaagcaaaatacgtcctgggccaaaaatcactttatattctctactgctcgctagtgttaccatatctgagttattgtgcagaaatatggggaaacaactacaaatgtgcgctacattcgttaactgtgttacaaaaaagatcgattagaataatacacaatgttggatatagagaacatacaaaccctttatttattgagtccaaaatattaaagctcgatgacttgataaaattgcaaacagctaaattgatgtacaaagtaaattataacctgctaccaaagaatgtacaacaattcttctcaactaaagaggagaaatataaccttagaggaaaatctaacttaaaacatttgtatgcacgtacaacacttaaaacttttagcatatcagtatgtggaattaaatgatggaatggattaagtaaagaagttaaacattgtactgatatgtgccagtttaagaggatgtttaaattaatagtgcttacaaagtacaaagaagaagtattatgagaaacactttcaaacttattgaaaataagatattcttcatcttagtatgttaataatgactgaaataattaagtacatgttagaaaactgctgtgttactcactcatcgatgtcattttgctattttgatattttgctgtaaagaaggtcagtgaatgaatgtatatattgtgggcgctctgaagtggaaaaggggtaggattaaataagctttgcttcttcctactccttttcggacatgatgtattgtgtattgcgaaatgatgaatttaactgatgtataatgttgtatgtatgtcatgttcgaaataaactaagaaaagaaaaagaaaagaaagaaaagatcatcataaaaatgcattgaaaaagTGGTGTTGAGTTATAATCGAGGTTCACTTATATTTTGGTCAGTAAAgtattatgttgtgtttatatttttccatatatttccTTTCTTTAGATATCAACGAGTGTAGGCATTATCCCGGGCAACTGTGCGCTCACAAGTGTGACAACACAGAGGGGTCCTACCAGTGCAGCTGCTCCAATGGTTTCCAACTAACCGACGATGGCAGGAGTTGTGATGGTAATGACTCCATTTAcctttacctaaaaaaaaaaaaacattgttatgtTTGTAAATCCAAAATCAAACCAATTTTCTAGACATAAACGAGTGTGTGAACAACCTGTGCAGCCAGGAGTGCGCCAACGTCTACGGCTCCTACCAGTGCTACTGTCGCCGTGGTTACCAGCTGAGCGACATTGATGGGAATACATGCGAAGGTGCTGTCGTGCTGACTTTTCATGTTCACAAATAGAGGCAGCGATGCTCAACCTATTTTGCCCTGTCAGATATCGACGAGTGCGCACTGCCCACTGGTGACCAAGTGTGCTCCTACCACTGCTCCAATGTCCCCGGAAGCTACTACTGCACCTGCCCACCCACGGGATACACTCTTGCAACAAATGGGCACACATGCCAAGGTAACACATGCAAAAATGTTTAGTTTGTGTCTTTATCAGGTTTTAAGGTCACCTAACTCATTCACAGGCCTCTATGGACCTGTGCAATTATCTCTATGATTACACACTCACTTTTGTTATTTACAAAATACGCATTCCTACTAATCTTTGTGTTTTGTGTGTCCATGGAGATATCGATGAGTGTGCGGCAAATATTCACACCTGCTCCGCCTCGCAGACCTGTTACAACATCCACGGAGCATATCGGTGCTTGTCGTTTGAGTGTCCCTCCTACTACCAGCAAGCGACACATGGGTGAGCATACTTTTGAGGGTTGTGGGTAGGGCTGCAAACGGGTAGAAAGTatccggtaaatttccggaaatttaccctgggaagttaaaggggaacattatcagcagacctatgtaaacgtcaatatataccttgatggtgcagaaaaaagaccatacatattttttaaccgatttccgaactctaaatgggtgtattttggcgaattaaacgcctttctgtttatcgctgtggaggcaatgacgtcagaacgtgacgtcgcggaggtaatacagccgccattttcattttcaacacattgtaaacattgggtctcagctctgttattttccgttttttcgactatttttttggaaccctggagacatcatgcctcgtcggtgtgttgtcggagggtgtaacaacactaacagggagggattcaagttgcaccactggcccgaagatgcgaaagtgtctgccgccagacccccattgaatgtgccagagtgtctccacattttaccggcgatgacagacatggcatagagatgtatggataacctgcagatgcatttgcaacgataaagttaataaaatcacaaaggtgagttttgttgatgtgacttatgtgcttatcagacatatttggttgcggcgtgactgccagctaatcgatgctaacatgctacgctaatcgatgctaacaagctatttaccggcggtgctaaagcagacatggcacagagatatatggataacctgcagatgcatttgcaacgataaagtcaacaaaatcacaaaggtgagttttgttgatgtgacttatgtgcttatcagacatatttggttgcggcgtgactgccagctaatcgatgctaacatgctacgctaatcgatgctaacaagctatttaccggcggtgctaaagcagacatggcacagagatgtatggataacctgcagattcatttgcaatgataaagtcaatgaaatcacaaaggtgagttttgttgatgttgacttatgtgctaatcggacatatttggtcgcggcgtgaatgccagctaatcgatgctaacatgctacgctaatcgacgctaacatgctatttaccggcggtgctaaagcagacatggcacagagatgtatggataacctgcagatgcatttgcaacgataaagtcacagaaatcacaaaggtgagttttgttgatgttgactaccaggtaatcgatgctaccatgttacgctaatcgatgctaacatgctatttaccggcggtgctaaagcagacatggcacagagatgtatggataacctgcagatgcatttgcaactatattacgtttccttccacccacatttaatgcgaaaaaaaacttaccaatcgacggatttaagttgctccagtgtcacaagatgcgaaagtcccgatcgtttggtccgcacattttaccggcgatgctaacgcagctattcggccatgctatggctatgaatagcgtcaatagctattcgctcaataggttcagtttcttcttcaatattttcatactccaaccatctgtttcaatacatgcgtaatctgttgaatcgcttaagtcgctgaaatccgagtctgaatccgagctaatgtcgctatatcttgctgtggtattcccattgtttgtttacattggcagcactgtatgacgtcacagggaaatggatagtcgcatcgcaaatagcaaaaatcaagcacttaaaagctttttttatgtatattcggagaccggtaaaaatttt
This genomic interval carries:
- the LOC133561205 gene encoding fibulin-1-like isoform X1, with the translated sequence MSPWIVFVFNICAVLHANGRTAVFVHNNSLHVCVHFSPTFEVLMLPFLSPAFLATTPSTNAQFLHRCCENGKQKALSIRLCTDLPHIANSHICRIAQEQCCVGVLEQQQCHKGTTMARQQWACEHYFFHGDPWQTRISKMCCDCCMFGILSARHDPSCGMPYVSMGKQCRDAAKSCCANNSTEEISPTAEVPVNITTPLPMGASNCTVSNCSQDCIDSVTCACRPGYRLQYDGVTCKDINECFMDMHNCVLGQVCINTEGSFRCQRGTSCGTGYELTDSNDCKDIDECALAIHNCGSDFECDNTQGSFRCHPREKCPVGFIQDAVGSCIDIDECIVLSNPCHPGHTCINTPGSHWCQRTMVTCGRGYHLSADGTHCEDVDECQTGSVCRDHSCINMMGTYRCQCRGGFMFNSVSRQCEDINECRHYPGQLCAHKCDNTEGSYQCSCSNGFQLTDDGRSCDDINECVNNLCSQECANVYGSYQCYCRRGYQLSDIDGNTCEDIDECALPTGDQVCSYHCSNVPGSYYCTCPPTGYTLATNGHTCQDIDECAANIHTCSASQTCYNIHGAYRCLSFECPSYYQQATHGARDPASMRCVKSCRFNDDVCTRDPVRLITYTIFSLPTYRHLSQPEDVIFLRTTSSTSNMGAYVVFDILKTDDQDSFDVVRRSHQGYVMGVVRLVKPVIGPTDIELQVAMSYIKSGLVSHRNIVIVHVCITEFWF
- the LOC133561205 gene encoding fibulin-1-like isoform X2 — encoded protein: MSPWIVFVFNICAVLHANAFLATTPSTNAQFLHRCCENGKQKALSIRLCTDLPHIANSHICRIAQEQCCVGVLEQQQCHKGTTMARQQWACEHYFFHGDPWQTRISKMCCDCCMFGILSARHDPSCGMPYVSMGKQCRDAAKSCCANNSTEEISPTAEVPVNITTPLPMGASNCTVSNCSQDCIDSVTCACRPGYRLQYDGVTCKDINECFMDMHNCVLGQVCINTEGSFRCQRGTSCGTGYELTDSNDCKDIDECALAIHNCGSDFECDNTQGSFRCHPREKCPVGFIQDAVGSCIDIDECIVLSNPCHPGHTCINTPGSHWCQRTMVTCGRGYHLSADGTHCEDVDECQTGSVCRDHSCINMMGTYRCQCRGGFMFNSVSRQCEDINECRHYPGQLCAHKCDNTEGSYQCSCSNGFQLTDDGRSCDDINECVNNLCSQECANVYGSYQCYCRRGYQLSDIDGNTCEDIDECALPTGDQVCSYHCSNVPGSYYCTCPPTGYTLATNGHTCQDIDECAANIHTCSASQTCYNIHGAYRCLSFECPSYYQQATHGARDPASMRCVKSCRFNDDVCTRDPVRLITYTIFSLPTYRHLSQPEDVIFLRTTSSTSNMGAYVVFDILKTDDQDSFDVVRRSHQGYVMGVVRLVKPVIGPTDIELQVAMSYIKSGLVSHRNIVIVHVCITEFWF